From one Bombus huntii isolate Logan2020A chromosome 17, iyBomHunt1.1, whole genome shotgun sequence genomic stretch:
- the LOC126875074 gene encoding H(+)/Cl(-) exchange transporter 5 isoform X1, whose translation MEKFPLKGTTLSNNTIPQNHQHTLTTYQSVDTKIENSDDVYFVEDVRSRNRNTARDSTISSDDDMLEVNNVNSHHGQNTVLSEHCIRIDDASSHISVDSDDIPGIGQYDDFHTIDWQRDIARDRMRHRYIVKKKHDSIWGLIKGAHDAWSGWLCVLLVGLFTGVAAGIIDIGASWMTDLKFGICPQAFWLNKEQCCWSYNETTFDGGNCSQWWTWPEVFSQSKDGAGPYMISYMFYIAWALLFASLSASLVRMFAPYACGSGIPEIKTILSGFIIRGYLGKWTLIIKSVGLILSVSAGLNLGKEGPMVHIACCIGNIFSYLFPKYGRNEAKKREILSAAAAAGVSVAFGAPIGGVLFSLEEVSYYFPLKTLWRSFFCALIAAFILRSINPFGNEHSVLFYVEYNKPWIFFELIPFVMLGIIGGVIATLFIKANLFWCRYRKTSKLGQYPVTEVLIVTVATAVIGYPNPYTRMSTSQLIYLLFRQCGVSNADILCDYNRNFTAVKSAIEVAAAGPGVYKAIWLLVLALILKLVMTIFTFGMKVPCGLFIPSLCLGAIMGRIVGIGMEQLAYNYPHIWIFSEACSTGVDCITPGLYAMVGAAAVLGGVTRMTVSLVVIMFELTGGVRYIVPLMAAAMASKWVGDALGKQGIYDAHIGLNGYPFLDSKDEFQHTTLAADVMQPKRNEALHVLTQDSMTVEDVENLLKETEHNGFPVIVSKESQYLVGFVLRRDLNLAIANAKRMTEEITGQSLVIFTNGNNIQTHSPPPLKLKKILDMAPITITDQTPMETVVDMFRKLGLRQTLVTHNGRLLGVITKKDVLRHVKQLDNEDPNSVLFN comes from the exons ATGGAGAAATTTCCACTGAAAGGTACAACATTATCGAACAATACAATTCCACAAAATCATCAGCATACATTAACTACGTACCAGTCAGTTGATACAAag ATAGAAAATTCAGATGATGTATACTTCGTAGAGGATGTCCGATCGCGAAATCGAAATACTGCACGTGACAGTACTATAAGTAGCGACGACGACATGCTGGAAGTTAATAATGTAAATTCCCATCATGGACAGAACACCGTTCTTTCGGAACACTGTATCCGTATCGACGATGCTTCCTCTCACA TTTCAGTTGATTCCGATGACATTCCTGGTATCGGACAATATGATGACTTTCACACGATTGATTGGCAACGAGATATCGCTCGAGATAGAATGCGTCATCGATATATTGTGAAAAAGAAACATGATTCTATTTGGGGCTTAATCAAGGGAGCTCATGATGCTTGGTCTGGATGGCTCTGTGTTTTGCTAGTTGGTCTCTTTACAGGAGTCGCAGCAGGTATTATAGATATAGGGGCTTCTTGGATGACTGATTTAAAATTTGGCATATGCCCACAAGCATTTTGGTTAAATAAAGAACAATGTTGTTGGAGTTATAATGAAACAACTTTTGACGGTGGTAACTGCTCTCAG TGGTGGACATGGCCAGAAGTATTTAGTCAGTCAAAAGATGGTGCAGGACCATACATGATCTCGTATATGTTTTACATCGCTTGGGCTCTTTTGTTTGCTTCACTTTCCGCCTCATTAGTAAGAATGTTTGCACCATACGCTTGTGGTTCAGGAATTCCTGag ATAAAGACCATCCTAAGTGGATTTATTATTCGTGGATATTTAGGAAAGTGgacattaataattaaatcagTAGGTTTGATTCTATCGGTCTCAGCAGGTTTAAATTTAGGCAAAGAAGGGCCGATGGTTCACATAGCTTGTTGCAtaggaaatatattttcttatctttttccAAAATATGGCAGAAATGAAgcaaagaaaagagaaattttatcaGCAGCTGCTGCTGCAGGAGTTTCAGTTGCTTTTGGTGCTCCAATTGGGGGTGTTCTTTTTAGTCTTGAAGAG GTGAGCTATTACTTTCCACTAAAAACTTTATGGAGATCATTTTTCTGTGCCTTGATAGCTGCTTTTATTTTACGATCTATAAATCCATTTGGCAACGAGcactctgtgcttttttatgTTGAATATAATAAGCCTTGGATATTTTTTGAGCTAATACCCTTCGTCATGCTTGGAATAATTGGT GGCGTGATTGCTACTTTGTTTATTAAAGCAAATCTGTTTTGGTGTCGTTATCGTAAAACTTCAAAATTGGGCCAGTATCCAGTTACCGAAGTTCTAATCGTAACAGTTGCAACTGCTGTTATTGGATATCCAAATCCATATACACGAATGAGTACAAGTCAACtcatttatttgttatttagaCAATGTGGAGTATCAAATGCAGACATTTTATG TGATTATAATAGAAACTTTACTGCTGTAAAATCAGCGATTGAAGTTGCAGCAGCTGGCCCCGGAGTTTATAAGGCGATATGGCTTCTCGTCTTAGCATTAATTCTAAAACTTGTTATGACAATATTTACGTTCGGTATGAAAGTACCTTGCGGATTATTTATTCCATCACTTTGTTTGGGAGCGATAATGGGCCGTATTGTGGGGATTGGAATGGAGCAACTAGCGTATAATTATCCACATATTTGGATATTTAGTGAAGCATGTTCAACTGGTGTCGATTGTATAACTCCTGGACTATACGCAATGGTTGGTGCCGCAGCAGTTCTCGGCGGTGTTACTAGAATGACTGTTTCTCTCGTCGTAATAATGTTTGAGTTAACTGGAGGTGTACGATATATTGTACCGTTAATGGCAGCCGCTATGGCAAGTAAATGGGTCGGCGATGCTCTTGGGAAACAGGGCATTTATGATGCTCACATTGGTTTGAACGGTTATCCATTTCTTGATAGCAAAGATGAATTTCAACATACTACTCTTGCGGCTGATGTCATGCAACCTAA ACGAAATGAAGCCCTTCATGTGCTCACTCAAGATTCAATGACAGTCGAAGacgttgaaaatttattgaaagaaACGGAACATAATGGTTTCCCAGTGATAGTTTCAAAAGAATCTCAATATCTTGTTGGCTTCGTGTTACGAAGAGATTTGAATCTTGCAATCGCAAATGCCAAACGTATGACAGAGGAAATTACTGGACAATCATTGGTTATATTTACAAATGGAAACAACATTCAAACTCATTCTCCTCCACCacttaaattgaaaaagatcCTTGATATGGCTCCAATAACAATTACCGACCAAACACCCATGGAGACTGTTGTTGATATGTTTAGAAAGTTGGGATTAAGACAAACCCTTGTTACGCATAATGG CCGACTACTCGGAGTTATTACAAAGAAGGATGTATTGAGACACGTGAAGCAACTTGACAACGAAGATCCTAATTCTGTATtgttcaattaa
- the LOC126875074 gene encoding H(+)/Cl(-) exchange transporter 5 isoform X2: protein MEKFPLKGTTLSNNTIPQNHQHTLTTYQSVDTKIENSDDVYFVEDVRSRNRNTARDSTISSDDDMLEVNNVNSHHGQNTVLSEHCIRIDDASSHIDSDDIPGIGQYDDFHTIDWQRDIARDRMRHRYIVKKKHDSIWGLIKGAHDAWSGWLCVLLVGLFTGVAAGIIDIGASWMTDLKFGICPQAFWLNKEQCCWSYNETTFDGGNCSQWWTWPEVFSQSKDGAGPYMISYMFYIAWALLFASLSASLVRMFAPYACGSGIPEIKTILSGFIIRGYLGKWTLIIKSVGLILSVSAGLNLGKEGPMVHIACCIGNIFSYLFPKYGRNEAKKREILSAAAAAGVSVAFGAPIGGVLFSLEEVSYYFPLKTLWRSFFCALIAAFILRSINPFGNEHSVLFYVEYNKPWIFFELIPFVMLGIIGGVIATLFIKANLFWCRYRKTSKLGQYPVTEVLIVTVATAVIGYPNPYTRMSTSQLIYLLFRQCGVSNADILCDYNRNFTAVKSAIEVAAAGPGVYKAIWLLVLALILKLVMTIFTFGMKVPCGLFIPSLCLGAIMGRIVGIGMEQLAYNYPHIWIFSEACSTGVDCITPGLYAMVGAAAVLGGVTRMTVSLVVIMFELTGGVRYIVPLMAAAMASKWVGDALGKQGIYDAHIGLNGYPFLDSKDEFQHTTLAADVMQPKRNEALHVLTQDSMTVEDVENLLKETEHNGFPVIVSKESQYLVGFVLRRDLNLAIANAKRMTEEITGQSLVIFTNGNNIQTHSPPPLKLKKILDMAPITITDQTPMETVVDMFRKLGLRQTLVTHNGRLLGVITKKDVLRHVKQLDNEDPNSVLFN, encoded by the exons ATGGAGAAATTTCCACTGAAAGGTACAACATTATCGAACAATACAATTCCACAAAATCATCAGCATACATTAACTACGTACCAGTCAGTTGATACAAag ATAGAAAATTCAGATGATGTATACTTCGTAGAGGATGTCCGATCGCGAAATCGAAATACTGCACGTGACAGTACTATAAGTAGCGACGACGACATGCTGGAAGTTAATAATGTAAATTCCCATCATGGACAGAACACCGTTCTTTCGGAACACTGTATCCGTATCGACGATGCTTCCTCTCACA TTGATTCCGATGACATTCCTGGTATCGGACAATATGATGACTTTCACACGATTGATTGGCAACGAGATATCGCTCGAGATAGAATGCGTCATCGATATATTGTGAAAAAGAAACATGATTCTATTTGGGGCTTAATCAAGGGAGCTCATGATGCTTGGTCTGGATGGCTCTGTGTTTTGCTAGTTGGTCTCTTTACAGGAGTCGCAGCAGGTATTATAGATATAGGGGCTTCTTGGATGACTGATTTAAAATTTGGCATATGCCCACAAGCATTTTGGTTAAATAAAGAACAATGTTGTTGGAGTTATAATGAAACAACTTTTGACGGTGGTAACTGCTCTCAG TGGTGGACATGGCCAGAAGTATTTAGTCAGTCAAAAGATGGTGCAGGACCATACATGATCTCGTATATGTTTTACATCGCTTGGGCTCTTTTGTTTGCTTCACTTTCCGCCTCATTAGTAAGAATGTTTGCACCATACGCTTGTGGTTCAGGAATTCCTGag ATAAAGACCATCCTAAGTGGATTTATTATTCGTGGATATTTAGGAAAGTGgacattaataattaaatcagTAGGTTTGATTCTATCGGTCTCAGCAGGTTTAAATTTAGGCAAAGAAGGGCCGATGGTTCACATAGCTTGTTGCAtaggaaatatattttcttatctttttccAAAATATGGCAGAAATGAAgcaaagaaaagagaaattttatcaGCAGCTGCTGCTGCAGGAGTTTCAGTTGCTTTTGGTGCTCCAATTGGGGGTGTTCTTTTTAGTCTTGAAGAG GTGAGCTATTACTTTCCACTAAAAACTTTATGGAGATCATTTTTCTGTGCCTTGATAGCTGCTTTTATTTTACGATCTATAAATCCATTTGGCAACGAGcactctgtgcttttttatgTTGAATATAATAAGCCTTGGATATTTTTTGAGCTAATACCCTTCGTCATGCTTGGAATAATTGGT GGCGTGATTGCTACTTTGTTTATTAAAGCAAATCTGTTTTGGTGTCGTTATCGTAAAACTTCAAAATTGGGCCAGTATCCAGTTACCGAAGTTCTAATCGTAACAGTTGCAACTGCTGTTATTGGATATCCAAATCCATATACACGAATGAGTACAAGTCAACtcatttatttgttatttagaCAATGTGGAGTATCAAATGCAGACATTTTATG TGATTATAATAGAAACTTTACTGCTGTAAAATCAGCGATTGAAGTTGCAGCAGCTGGCCCCGGAGTTTATAAGGCGATATGGCTTCTCGTCTTAGCATTAATTCTAAAACTTGTTATGACAATATTTACGTTCGGTATGAAAGTACCTTGCGGATTATTTATTCCATCACTTTGTTTGGGAGCGATAATGGGCCGTATTGTGGGGATTGGAATGGAGCAACTAGCGTATAATTATCCACATATTTGGATATTTAGTGAAGCATGTTCAACTGGTGTCGATTGTATAACTCCTGGACTATACGCAATGGTTGGTGCCGCAGCAGTTCTCGGCGGTGTTACTAGAATGACTGTTTCTCTCGTCGTAATAATGTTTGAGTTAACTGGAGGTGTACGATATATTGTACCGTTAATGGCAGCCGCTATGGCAAGTAAATGGGTCGGCGATGCTCTTGGGAAACAGGGCATTTATGATGCTCACATTGGTTTGAACGGTTATCCATTTCTTGATAGCAAAGATGAATTTCAACATACTACTCTTGCGGCTGATGTCATGCAACCTAA ACGAAATGAAGCCCTTCATGTGCTCACTCAAGATTCAATGACAGTCGAAGacgttgaaaatttattgaaagaaACGGAACATAATGGTTTCCCAGTGATAGTTTCAAAAGAATCTCAATATCTTGTTGGCTTCGTGTTACGAAGAGATTTGAATCTTGCAATCGCAAATGCCAAACGTATGACAGAGGAAATTACTGGACAATCATTGGTTATATTTACAAATGGAAACAACATTCAAACTCATTCTCCTCCACCacttaaattgaaaaagatcCTTGATATGGCTCCAATAACAATTACCGACCAAACACCCATGGAGACTGTTGTTGATATGTTTAGAAAGTTGGGATTAAGACAAACCCTTGTTACGCATAATGG CCGACTACTCGGAGTTATTACAAAGAAGGATGTATTGAGACACGTGAAGCAACTTGACAACGAAGATCCTAATTCTGTATtgttcaattaa
- the LOC126875074 gene encoding H(+)/Cl(-) exchange transporter 5 isoform X3, with the protein MLEVNNVNSHHGQNTVLSEHCIRIDDASSHISVDSDDIPGIGQYDDFHTIDWQRDIARDRMRHRYIVKKKHDSIWGLIKGAHDAWSGWLCVLLVGLFTGVAAGIIDIGASWMTDLKFGICPQAFWLNKEQCCWSYNETTFDGGNCSQWWTWPEVFSQSKDGAGPYMISYMFYIAWALLFASLSASLVRMFAPYACGSGIPEIKTILSGFIIRGYLGKWTLIIKSVGLILSVSAGLNLGKEGPMVHIACCIGNIFSYLFPKYGRNEAKKREILSAAAAAGVSVAFGAPIGGVLFSLEEVSYYFPLKTLWRSFFCALIAAFILRSINPFGNEHSVLFYVEYNKPWIFFELIPFVMLGIIGGVIATLFIKANLFWCRYRKTSKLGQYPVTEVLIVTVATAVIGYPNPYTRMSTSQLIYLLFRQCGVSNADILCDYNRNFTAVKSAIEVAAAGPGVYKAIWLLVLALILKLVMTIFTFGMKVPCGLFIPSLCLGAIMGRIVGIGMEQLAYNYPHIWIFSEACSTGVDCITPGLYAMVGAAAVLGGVTRMTVSLVVIMFELTGGVRYIVPLMAAAMASKWVGDALGKQGIYDAHIGLNGYPFLDSKDEFQHTTLAADVMQPKRNEALHVLTQDSMTVEDVENLLKETEHNGFPVIVSKESQYLVGFVLRRDLNLAIANAKRMTEEITGQSLVIFTNGNNIQTHSPPPLKLKKILDMAPITITDQTPMETVVDMFRKLGLRQTLVTHNGRLLGVITKKDVLRHVKQLDNEDPNSVLFN; encoded by the exons ATGCTGGAAGTTAATAATGTAAATTCCCATCATGGACAGAACACCGTTCTTTCGGAACACTGTATCCGTATCGACGATGCTTCCTCTCACA TTTCAGTTGATTCCGATGACATTCCTGGTATCGGACAATATGATGACTTTCACACGATTGATTGGCAACGAGATATCGCTCGAGATAGAATGCGTCATCGATATATTGTGAAAAAGAAACATGATTCTATTTGGGGCTTAATCAAGGGAGCTCATGATGCTTGGTCTGGATGGCTCTGTGTTTTGCTAGTTGGTCTCTTTACAGGAGTCGCAGCAGGTATTATAGATATAGGGGCTTCTTGGATGACTGATTTAAAATTTGGCATATGCCCACAAGCATTTTGGTTAAATAAAGAACAATGTTGTTGGAGTTATAATGAAACAACTTTTGACGGTGGTAACTGCTCTCAG TGGTGGACATGGCCAGAAGTATTTAGTCAGTCAAAAGATGGTGCAGGACCATACATGATCTCGTATATGTTTTACATCGCTTGGGCTCTTTTGTTTGCTTCACTTTCCGCCTCATTAGTAAGAATGTTTGCACCATACGCTTGTGGTTCAGGAATTCCTGag ATAAAGACCATCCTAAGTGGATTTATTATTCGTGGATATTTAGGAAAGTGgacattaataattaaatcagTAGGTTTGATTCTATCGGTCTCAGCAGGTTTAAATTTAGGCAAAGAAGGGCCGATGGTTCACATAGCTTGTTGCAtaggaaatatattttcttatctttttccAAAATATGGCAGAAATGAAgcaaagaaaagagaaattttatcaGCAGCTGCTGCTGCAGGAGTTTCAGTTGCTTTTGGTGCTCCAATTGGGGGTGTTCTTTTTAGTCTTGAAGAG GTGAGCTATTACTTTCCACTAAAAACTTTATGGAGATCATTTTTCTGTGCCTTGATAGCTGCTTTTATTTTACGATCTATAAATCCATTTGGCAACGAGcactctgtgcttttttatgTTGAATATAATAAGCCTTGGATATTTTTTGAGCTAATACCCTTCGTCATGCTTGGAATAATTGGT GGCGTGATTGCTACTTTGTTTATTAAAGCAAATCTGTTTTGGTGTCGTTATCGTAAAACTTCAAAATTGGGCCAGTATCCAGTTACCGAAGTTCTAATCGTAACAGTTGCAACTGCTGTTATTGGATATCCAAATCCATATACACGAATGAGTACAAGTCAACtcatttatttgttatttagaCAATGTGGAGTATCAAATGCAGACATTTTATG TGATTATAATAGAAACTTTACTGCTGTAAAATCAGCGATTGAAGTTGCAGCAGCTGGCCCCGGAGTTTATAAGGCGATATGGCTTCTCGTCTTAGCATTAATTCTAAAACTTGTTATGACAATATTTACGTTCGGTATGAAAGTACCTTGCGGATTATTTATTCCATCACTTTGTTTGGGAGCGATAATGGGCCGTATTGTGGGGATTGGAATGGAGCAACTAGCGTATAATTATCCACATATTTGGATATTTAGTGAAGCATGTTCAACTGGTGTCGATTGTATAACTCCTGGACTATACGCAATGGTTGGTGCCGCAGCAGTTCTCGGCGGTGTTACTAGAATGACTGTTTCTCTCGTCGTAATAATGTTTGAGTTAACTGGAGGTGTACGATATATTGTACCGTTAATGGCAGCCGCTATGGCAAGTAAATGGGTCGGCGATGCTCTTGGGAAACAGGGCATTTATGATGCTCACATTGGTTTGAACGGTTATCCATTTCTTGATAGCAAAGATGAATTTCAACATACTACTCTTGCGGCTGATGTCATGCAACCTAA ACGAAATGAAGCCCTTCATGTGCTCACTCAAGATTCAATGACAGTCGAAGacgttgaaaatttattgaaagaaACGGAACATAATGGTTTCCCAGTGATAGTTTCAAAAGAATCTCAATATCTTGTTGGCTTCGTGTTACGAAGAGATTTGAATCTTGCAATCGCAAATGCCAAACGTATGACAGAGGAAATTACTGGACAATCATTGGTTATATTTACAAATGGAAACAACATTCAAACTCATTCTCCTCCACCacttaaattgaaaaagatcCTTGATATGGCTCCAATAACAATTACCGACCAAACACCCATGGAGACTGTTGTTGATATGTTTAGAAAGTTGGGATTAAGACAAACCCTTGTTACGCATAATGG CCGACTACTCGGAGTTATTACAAAGAAGGATGTATTGAGACACGTGAAGCAACTTGACAACGAAGATCCTAATTCTGTATtgttcaattaa